A stretch of uncultured Fretibacterium sp. DNA encodes these proteins:
- a CDS encoding heavy metal translocating P-type ATPase, with the protein MKFEIVHELPGRLRLRCGEGAFTLPESLVVASLLEQLDGVERVKASFRTGSLLILHNPRVRDAVLEAVRMLEPEFYGDIDGSELADSPEGGLGESLLRLLGGLLVRSLLPSVLRYSLTVLRSVPLLVRGTNALCRRKLNVSVLDASAVGVSLLRRDFRTATVITTLLALGDILEEWTHKRSRESLSDSLMLDIDKLWVRRDGTDVQIPFSDLRLEDLVVVRMGTVIPVDGVVEDGEGMVNQSAMTGESMPVHRRPGLSVYAGTVVEEGELVVRVTAFDSETRIHKIAQMIDESEMLKAEVQNRAERMADEIVPYSFLLAGLTYFLTGDAIRASSALLVDYSCAIRLATPLAILAAMREGAKRGVLIKGGKFLEALAGADTVVFDKTGTLTVSSPRVADVIPFGGRTRQDVLRVAACLEEHFPHTIARAVVRQAELEGLQHREEHTEVEYAVAHGIVSLWRGRKVLIGSAHFVFEDEGVVCSAEARKEIDRALERYSVLYLAMDSELAGLLCIEDPLRSDAGEVVDLLHKDGVRRVVLMTGDEERVARNVAGRLSIDEFHARMLPDEKTRFVERFRTGSSGVVMVGDGINDSPALSAADVGIAMRSGADIAREVADVVLSDNRLSGITDARRLGRGVMRKIYGNYAMIVGVNTILLGLGILGGITPVLSALLHNLTTVSAALYALTPVLGRGKEKPFGKGEGR; encoded by the coding sequence ATGAAATTTGAGATCGTACACGAATTGCCCGGGCGCCTGCGCCTTCGCTGCGGTGAAGGCGCCTTTACCCTGCCGGAGTCCCTGGTCGTCGCCTCCCTTCTGGAGCAGCTGGACGGCGTGGAGCGCGTGAAGGCATCTTTTCGAACTGGAAGTCTGCTGATCCTGCATAATCCGCGGGTTCGAGATGCGGTCCTGGAGGCCGTGCGGATGCTGGAACCCGAATTCTACGGCGACATCGACGGGTCGGAGCTGGCGGATTCCCCGGAGGGGGGACTGGGGGAGAGCCTTTTGAGGCTCCTGGGCGGCCTCCTCGTCCGGTCCCTTCTCCCGAGCGTGCTGCGCTATTCCCTCACGGTCCTGAGATCCGTTCCGTTGCTCGTCAGGGGGACGAACGCCCTCTGCCGCAGGAAACTCAACGTCTCCGTCCTGGACGCCTCGGCCGTCGGGGTCTCGCTTCTGCGCCGGGACTTTCGCACGGCGACGGTCATCACGACGCTGCTGGCCCTGGGGGACATCCTCGAGGAGTGGACCCACAAGCGCTCCCGCGAGAGCCTGTCCGACAGTCTGATGCTCGATATCGACAAGCTGTGGGTGCGCAGGGATGGGACGGACGTCCAGATCCCGTTCTCGGACCTGAGACTGGAGGACCTCGTCGTTGTCCGTATGGGGACGGTCATCCCCGTGGACGGCGTGGTGGAGGACGGGGAGGGGATGGTGAACCAGTCGGCGATGACGGGCGAGTCCATGCCGGTACATCGCCGCCCTGGGCTCAGCGTCTATGCCGGGACCGTCGTCGAGGAGGGGGAGCTCGTCGTTCGGGTCACGGCCTTCGACTCCGAGACCCGAATCCACAAGATAGCCCAGATGATCGACGAGTCCGAGATGCTGAAGGCGGAGGTCCAGAACCGGGCCGAGCGAATGGCCGACGAGATCGTCCCCTACAGCTTCCTTCTGGCCGGCCTCACCTATTTTCTGACGGGCGACGCTATCCGCGCCTCCTCCGCGCTCCTGGTGGACTATTCCTGCGCCATTCGCCTGGCGACCCCGCTGGCGATCCTGGCCGCCATGAGGGAGGGGGCCAAACGGGGGGTACTGATCAAGGGGGGCAAGTTCCTGGAGGCGCTGGCCGGTGCGGATACCGTCGTCTTCGATAAGACGGGGACCCTGACGGTCTCCTCGCCGCGGGTCGCCGACGTGATTCCCTTCGGGGGGCGGACCCGCCAGGACGTCCTGAGGGTCGCGGCGTGTCTTGAGGAGCATTTCCCGCATACCATAGCGCGCGCCGTCGTCCGGCAGGCGGAGCTGGAGGGCCTTCAGCACCGCGAGGAGCACACGGAGGTCGAGTATGCCGTGGCCCACGGCATCGTCTCCCTCTGGAGGGGCAGGAAGGTCCTGATCGGCAGCGCCCATTTCGTCTTCGAGGACGAGGGGGTCGTCTGCAGTGCGGAGGCACGGAAGGAGATCGATCGGGCGCTGGAGCGGTATTCCGTCCTCTATCTGGCGATGGACAGCGAGCTGGCCGGTCTCCTGTGCATCGAGGACCCCCTGCGCTCCGACGCTGGGGAGGTGGTGGACCTCCTGCACAAGGATGGGGTGAGGCGGGTCGTTCTGATGACGGGAGACGAGGAACGCGTCGCCCGGAACGTCGCCGGGCGTCTCTCCATCGACGAGTTTCACGCCCGTATGCTGCCCGACGAAAAAACCCGTTTCGTCGAGCGTTTTCGGACGGGAAGTTCCGGGGTCGTCATGGTGGGGGACGGGATTAACGATTCCCCTGCGCTCTCCGCGGCCGACGTGGGGATCGCCATGCGCAGCGGAGCGGACATCGCCAGGGAGGTTGCGGACGTCGTGCTCTCCGACAACCGCCTCTCCGGAATAACGGATGCCCGCCGCCTGGGGCGAGGGGTTATGAGGAAGATATACGGGAACTATGCGATGATCGTCGGGGTGAACACGATCCTCCTGGGGCTGGGGATTCTGGGCGGCATCACACCGGTCCTCTCCGCCCTTCTGCATAACCTGACCACGGTGAGCGCGGCCCTGTACGCCCTGACCCCGGTGCTGGGGCGGGGGAAGGAGAAACCCTTCGGAAAGGGGGAGGGCCGCTGA